In the Pseudanabaena sp. PCC 7367 genome, one interval contains:
- a CDS encoding PrsW family glutamic-type intramembrane protease, which yields MPKALLRQLNLNVAQSTFTLPTAQSLVMGRDPRCQIVIDPNLFGGVSRRHAEIRTQATTEVDGNPTWQICDLGSANGTFVNGVRIQNCRDLQPGDRLILGINGPEFVFEHEAAIGTVAAVNDVPANPATSTTLLTFSQLIPIVSTGKDLVGKAYLLPAIATVIFVVMMFASLGQPRMFNGVLSSYLAIGAYYFIYKLCGKTKPWWMILGSALITAGILVSPLLGVFLWFFREVLPGELPDPNRSVSLVTVFIAMFFGAGLMEELLKAIPIFVAMFAGLQFKMPWRERIGVWEPLDGILLGSASAMGFTLLETLGQYVPSIVQGAAVQSGNLALGELTGLQLLIPRVLGSLAGHMAYSGYFGYFIGLSVLKPSKRWQILAVGFLSSSLLHALWNTGAAVSFWLLVLVGGVSYAFLAAAILKAHGFSAKARLRAIASQHKSN from the coding sequence TTGCCCAAAGCCCTGTTAAGACAGTTGAACCTGAACGTGGCGCAGTCCACCTTCACCCTCCCCACCGCCCAAAGCCTGGTAATGGGGCGTGATCCACGCTGCCAGATTGTGATCGATCCCAACCTGTTTGGTGGCGTATCCCGTCGTCATGCCGAAATCAGAACCCAGGCCACCACCGAGGTAGACGGCAATCCCACCTGGCAAATTTGCGATCTGGGTAGCGCTAACGGTACCTTTGTGAATGGGGTGAGGATTCAGAATTGTAGAGACCTGCAACCGGGCGATCGCCTGATTCTTGGCATCAACGGCCCCGAATTTGTGTTTGAGCATGAAGCCGCGATCGGCACTGTCGCCGCCGTCAACGATGTCCCTGCCAATCCCGCCACCTCCACTACGCTACTGACCTTTTCGCAACTAATCCCGATCGTTTCCACGGGCAAAGATCTGGTCGGCAAAGCCTATTTATTACCAGCGATCGCTACGGTCATTTTTGTGGTGATGATGTTTGCCAGCCTTGGTCAACCGCGCATGTTTAATGGTGTGCTGTCCAGCTACCTGGCGATCGGCGCTTATTATTTTATCTATAAGCTCTGTGGCAAAACCAAACCCTGGTGGATGATCCTGGGGTCAGCATTGATTACCGCTGGGATTCTGGTGAGTCCGCTTTTGGGGGTGTTTTTGTGGTTCTTCCGCGAAGTGCTGCCAGGGGAATTGCCCGATCCCAACCGCAGCGTTAGCCTGGTCACCGTGTTCATTGCCATGTTCTTTGGCGCTGGCCTGATGGAAGAACTACTCAAGGCGATCCCAATTTTTGTGGCCATGTTCGCCGGATTGCAATTTAAGATGCCCTGGCGGGAGCGGATCGGCGTGTGGGAGCCATTGGATGGTATTTTACTGGGCAGTGCTTCGGCGATGGGATTTACGTTGCTGGAAACATTGGGGCAATATGTACCCAGTATTGTGCAGGGGGCAGCGGTGCAGTCTGGGAACCTGGCGCTAGGCGAATTAACTGGATTGCAGCTTTTGATCCCGCGTGTATTGGGATCGCTGGCGGGGCACATGGCCTATAGCGGTTATTTTGGCTATTTCATTGGCCTGAGCGTACTCAAACCCTCTAAGCGCTGGCAAATCCTGGCGGTGGGTTTTTTGAGTTCATCGTTGCTCCATGCCCTTTGGAATACCGGTGCAGCGGTGAGCTTCTGGTTATTAGTATTAGTGGGTGGGGTTTCCTATGCTTTCTTGGCAGCAGCGATCCTGAAGGCGCATGGATTCTCGGCTAAGGCCAGACTGAGGGCGATCGCCAGCCAGCATAAATCTAACTAA